Genomic DNA from Desulfomicrobium macestii:
AGCTGATTGTCCGTTGACCTGCCAAAAGGCTTTCCAGCGCGAAATGTTTTGCAGTTGTGTCTGCATGGCGGGAAGGAGTGGGGCCAGGCTGATTATTGGACTTGTGGCATTATGAGTCTGCAGAAAACTCCAAACGCGGTCGTTTTTTTCGAGAGCGTCGTCGAATGTCCGAGCGCGAACAAAGATCAGGGCGAGATCACGCATGCTTCCCCAGATTGTTCTGGTGGCATCTTCTTCCGCCTGGACCTCTGTGGGAGTAAAGCTCATTGCCCGCAGGTCGCCGTTTATGCGTGTGTGCTGACCAAACCAGATTCCGGCACTCAGGACGACAACCCAAAGCGTTATGAGAGGCGCTACGCCAAAAGATTTATGAGTGTTGTGCTGAGTTGTGTTGGTCAGGCGGCCTTTCGTTGCGGTGATGAAGTGTGGCAGGATGAGCAGCGACATGAAAAAGGACGCAATGATGCCGAAAAGGGAAAAAACGGCCAGCTGGCGGATGCCTGGGATGTCCGACACAAGAAGGGCGGCGAGGGCGGTGCATGAGGTCAAGGCGCCAAAGGTAATGGCAGGAGATATTTGTGTAAGCGTATGCGCAGGGTTATGATTTTCATCGGCGCTTGAATTCTGCAACGCAAAGTAGACGTGCAGGGCGTAGTCTACGGAAATACCCAGGAGCACGGCGCCAAATCCAAGGACAATGCCGGAAATGGAGCCGTAGACAAGAGCGGTTGCTGTCCCGGCGACACCGACCACGCAGACCGGAACCAGGAAAACATAAAGGCTTTGCCGGTTACGCATGAAAAGCAGGAAAATCAGGGCCAGCAGGATGAAGGCGGAAGGCAAAATGATTTTCAGGTCATCCTTGATGGCCTGCGCGTTGACGTGGGTATGGCGATGCCCGCCGACAAGCATGGCCTGCGCGCCTTCGGGCAGTGCTGCGACCGCTTTTTCATAGCTGCTCATGACCTTGGCCGCGCCGAGCGAGTCGGTCATCGGGATATCCGTGTCAACCAAGATCAAGGCGTGATTGCCGTCACGGCTTACGAAATGACCGTTTTCAATCCTTACATCGGCCAGGCGCGACGGCGCTGCCAGTTTGGGCAGAACAATGTTCCGTATTCCCAGGGGATCTTGGCGGATGACCTTTTTCAGGGCTACTGCGCCAGGTGAAAGCAGGTCGCGTCTGTTTTGCTCCAGTGCGGTTTGCACATGCTCCGGGTCGGTCAATGCGTAGAGTGTTTTTGTGTCCTGTTCGGTCAGCAGGGCCGGAGCCAGAGGTAACAGCTTGGTGAGAAACGTCAGGGAAATGTTGCTCGGCGGACCGGTCAGTACGCGAGTGAAAACGCTTTCCCGGCGCAAGGCGGTTGCCAGGGTTTCGGCGGCCTGGGTGGGATTTGCGCCGGCATGACTGACTGTAATGGTCAGTCGCTGGGCAAATGGCGCCAAGCGCAACAGGGCAAAGTCGGAAGCAATTCGGCCGGAGTCGTCCGGAAACATGGTGCTGATATCTTCGCGCACAACCAGCCTTGAAACAAAGAGAGCGCAGGCGAAACAGGCAAGTGCGCAGAGTGCCAGCAGGAAACCCCGTCGGGGAGCGAGAAGAGCATAGGCGCGGCCAAACAGGTGAAACATGCCGCCTTACCTGAACATTCCGTCGTCAAGGGGGGTGTTCACTTGTGGATTTTTAAAAAGAATACGCGTGAGATCACCGCTTTGATCGTGAAGCTCCACTCTTTGCACTGTATTTGACGACAAGGAAAACTCGATGAGAAGATGTTTTAGCACTTGTGCGGTGTCAGAACTCTTGGGAACAAGTTTTAGTAAAACAGGAGAATCCGCCTCCAACGTGATGTCGTATTCAGCGGAAAGCCAGGCAAGATCAAAGGTGGCCCAGGCCAACAATTGTCTGGCGACAACATTCATGAGCGGGTCGTTGCGCAAGGAAAAAGACGTTCGGGTCGTTTCCGTCCAGCGTACCCCTTGATTTCCTTGCAGGGCAAAGCCTTCCGTAATGGGACTCAGATATTCCCAGCGGAGACTGTCAGGTTTGCGGAAAAGAAAGCGACCGCTTGAAACAATGGTTTCTTCGAAAACCGAGAGGCGATTTTCCTGCGAAAACTCGCTGGAAATACTTTCGACGGCAGTCGCCTGTGTTCGAAGTTTTTGGAGGACAGCGTCAATGTCCCGGATTTCGGCCAAGGCATGGGCGGAAAAAATGATGCCGAGGCCGATGGTCAGGATGAAATGAAAAGCAAGGGTGCGGCAGCGGCCCATTATGCATCTGCTCCCGGATTCTGAATTTCGGACGCAGGCACATAAAGTTTGATCTTGCCCCCGGCGATAGTCTCGCCGCCACGGTTGATCGTGGCACGCACCACTGTATATCCGTCGAAGCCACCGAGTTCGATGGTTTCGATCTGCAGCAGGTCACCTGTTCTTGCATCGTCCAGACATTCGAAAGCCTGAACTCCAACCAGAAAGCCACTGGAGAAAAGTGCTCCTTTGCAGGCGAGTTTCCAGCCCTTCACAGCGGCAAAACTCTGGGCTGCGATTTCCACATAACACGCCCGGTCCATGCGCCCTTGGGCATCCACAAAAATATGTGCGGAAGTAAGTAGAAGTTCGCACAGCCCGCGTTCACCATCAGCTTCCAGTAGGCGGTCGATAAAGACCATCGGAAAATCATGCGGAAGGAAATGAACCGCTTTCGCAGGCAGGGATAAGGTGTTCATGATCTGTTCTTCCTAGGCATGGTACGTTTTATTGCGCCAACATAGAGGATCAGCGGCGAGGTAGTCTCCGGTGGCCTGGTAAGCCATTCCCCGGCAGCCATAACACTGCGCCTTCAGGTCGCACTGGGCGCACGTGCCTTTGATGTTGCTGCGGATGTTGCGCAAATCATGAATGAGCGGACTTGTGCGCAGAATGTCCGAGAGCGGGGCTTGACGGATGTTTCCTGCGGGAATGTCCACTCCCGGACAGGGGTAGATATCTCCGGTTACGCTCACAGTGCATGAGTATTCGTGCCTGTCACAGCAAAAGGCGGCCACGGAGGGATGCGGTTCCCAAAAATTACCAAACCTTTGGGCGTCGATGTCGGCCAGTGTTTCAAAGATGCGCTCAAGTTCTTCGGGGTTCAGTTCAAGATCGGGATGTCGCCTGGCTCTGCCTTGCAGCGTCAGCATCTCGAAATATGGGATTATTCCGTGTTCCCTAAGCCAGATCCACATCGCAGGCAGTTCTTCCAGATTGTGCCGACAGATCACGGTTTGTGCGCCGAGGGCCAAGTCCCTGGTGGGATATCCGGCCTCCATGAGCAGCGTAAGCCCGTTGCGTATTGCTGTGAATGCTCCCTTTTGGCCTGCCAGAATGTCTTGTACTTCAGGACGAAAGCTGTTCATTTTGATTACTGGTTTGACACCTAGGCGTATAAATGTCTGCGCAGCATCTTTGGTGATGAGCATCCCGTTTGTAAATAGCTCTATTTCAACGCTTTTGGCATGTATATAATTTAGTACGTCAAATATTCCAGGATAGCAGAGTGGCTCTCCACCGCCAAGAACGACTATTTTTTGAGCCCCAAGTTCCACCGCCTGGTCTATGGCAGAGAGAATTTCTTCGTATGAAAGCTCGTCAGCAATGGGATTTCCTGATTCTGCATAGCAATAAATACAGCGAAGATTGCACTCTCTTGAGAGTTCAAGCTCCATGGAGAGTAATCCATGTTTTTTCTTGCAATTCTCGATTTCTTCTTGGCTAAAAGAAGCGCCCCATCTTAAGCGAGTCATTATAGATATTGTCCTTTAATAATTTTAAAATTTTATTTAAAATAGTAAATGGGCTTTATCTATTGAATGCTTACTAGCTCGCGTTGTATTGCAATGTCGAGATTTTTAATCCAGTTGTTATACTGTCTGTGAATTGTTGATTTTTCTGGATTATATTTAAGATTGCTACTGTTGTCGTAAAGAATATTGTAATTTTTGTGGTTATAAATGATTTTGACCTCAGCTCTGTGAGTGCGAACATAGAGTTTTCCTATGATCAGTCCGGCCTCTTTTTGGGACATTTTCCAGCCAAGGTTTGTTCCAGCTTTGATTATGGCGTCACCAATTTTTTGCATATTGGGGTGGGCTTGGCTTGTTGTTACGATGGGAGCGTTTTCAATATTGCGAACGGGAACTGTGCGGCATCCCGAAATCAACAGCATGGCAATTGTCACAAGCATAAGGCTCAAGATGCGCAGGAAGGCTGAATTCTTTTTCATTGTGTTTCCCTCGGGCTACAGGTTTGTACTTGTAAAATAGGGTCATAATGCAAAAAAGACTGTTCAAGATCTTTTAAGAACATTTTTTTGACATTTTTCCTTAGTTCTATGTGAGCTCTTTGGCCAAATTTCTTAAATTCGTTTGGGTCAATGGTAGGTAGCGTTCTAATTGAGATCGGGTTTGCTGTTATTAGAAATTTTCCTTTGGGCAGGAACTTTCCAGAGCCATCGATACAAACAGGCACTATGGGGTGTTTAGATTCCGTGGCCAGTTTGAAGGCTCCGGAATAGAATCGGCCCAGTTGTCCATTTTTACTGCGAGTTCCTTCGGGGAAGATTATTATCGATATTCCCCGGTTTAGCTTTTCTTTGGCTTCGCAAACAAATTCTTCACAGGACATATTTTCACTGTTGATATATTTAGCTTGTCGCATGTAGTGGCCATAAAATGGAATTCGAAATGGCCATTGCCGGACTAAAAAAATTATATCGTAAATCGGAAGAGCGCCCATGCAAAAAGCATCAAAAAAAGATTGATGATTGACAAGAATAATGCTTGGCTTTGGATAATCTGCTGCTTTTTTTGTATCTATTTTTATTTCTACAAATAAAGATGTTAGTATTACCCACATTCTCCCATAAATCCATATTATGCGACGAACAGCTTGGCCTTGACTATATTTTTTTGCTGTTCGAAGGATTAAATATAAGAATGGAGAAATTATAAAAATGAATAAATTTAATATTAGAAAGCCACAATAAAATCCAATATTTCTTAAAATAGATCTTAGCGTATATGGATTTTGTGATGTAGCCATATTTACTCAGTTTAAAAATGCATTTTTTTTGTCGATCACATAGGAATGCAAATCGCAAAGTTGTCTGATCTTCAATATTTTGGGATCCTTCCCTATTTTAATTCCGAACTCTTGCTCCAAAACAATGACCATGTCGACGGCATCCAGACTGTCGAGTCCCAAATCGTCCTTGAATGAGGCCGAGGGTACCAAGTCGTTCATGTCCAATTCGAATTCTTCTGCAATTGCGGCATTGGTACGCTCAATGATTTCATCATTCGTCATTCGAAAAATCTCCTTAGCACGATAGCGCAATTTACTCCGCCCAGTGCAAAGTTGTTTTTTATAATTGTTTGTAACACCTTGTTTTCTATCTGGCGTGGCAGTGCGACGGCAGAACATTCCACGGCAGGGTTGTCAAGATTGCGGGTCGGGATGATTTGGCCGGTGCGCAACATTTTTACGCAGGCGATGAGTTCAAGCGCGCCACTGGCGGCCATGGCGTGACCCATGTGACCCTTCAGGCTTGAAACGGGCGTGTGTGCTCCAAAAAGATCTCCGATGGCACGACTCTCGGCTTCGTCTCCCTGCACTGTGCCTGTGGCATGGGCGTTGACGTAGTCGATTTCGGCAGCGTTCAGCCCTGCTTCCGCAAGCGCCAGTTCCATGCAAAGCCGAACGGGTTCGGGGTCGGGATTGGCAATGCTTGACGCGTCGGAAGTGGATGCAAAGCCTGAAATTTCAGCCAGAATAGTCGCTCCGCGAGCTTGAGCGGAATCCAAAGATTCCAGTAGGAGGAGTCCCGCGCCTTCGGAGCACACAATGCCGTCACGATCTCGGTCAAATGGTCTTGGCGTGCATTGCGGTCGGTCGTTGTATTGTGTTGAAGCTGCCTGGATGATGTCGAATGTTGCGGCTGTCAGCGGATGGAATTCGTCAGCGCCTCCGCAAAGCATGAGGTCTTGTTTGCCCAAGGCAATGGCTTCATAAGCCAGACCCACTGCCTGACAACCAGTAGCGCAGGCGGCAGAGGGTGCAAGCGTGCGGCCAGCGATGCCAAGGGTCTGCGCAACGTTTGCCGCGCAGGAATGCCCCATGATCTTGAAAAACAGCATGGACTTGATGCCTTCGATGCTTCTGTTTTTCAAAAAGTCTTCAAAAAAATCTTCCATGACGTCCACGCTTCCTACAGTGGAGCCCAGAGCGATCCCCAATCGTCCTCCGGTGCGGAGATCTTGGTCAACGTGGGCTTGATCCAGGGCCTCCTGCGAGGCGAGCAAGGCATACACCGACATGGGTGACATGGTGCGTCGAATTTTGCGTGGGATATCCTTGATGTCTATGCCTTGAACCAGGCCAGCCACGTGCGGACCGAGTCCTTGAACTTTTTCCAGGTCAGCAATGTATCGGATGGCACTTTCTCCATTCACCAGAGCTTGGAAGAGTCGCTCGGCACCTTGTCCGAAGGGGGAGACCGCACCCACGCCCGTGATCACAACCCGTCTCAGTTGCATGCTCTCAATTCCTTGCGAAGTTTGTTGTGACCGATGATAAATCCGCAGGTGAGAAATGCGGAGATCACTGCCCCAAGAAGGCCAGGGGCGACAATGGATTGTCCTGCGAGCAAGAGGCCCGGAATTCTTGTGGCGGGAGCAGGATTGAATTGATTCACAGTGTGGCGAATTCCATACAGGCTGCCGGTGGGCGTGTTCATGTAGTCTCGAAGCGTAAGTGGAGTCGCCCCTTCGACAAAACGAACAGATTCAAGTTCAGGAACGTGTTTAAGCAGAGCGGTTCGCATATGATCAAGGCGCTTTTGTTTGTGTGCGCGGTACTCAAAGGAGCGTTTTCCGAGTTTTGATGATTTCCAGGCGGCCACGTCTTGTATTGAGCCGGGGGCTATAACGACAACGCCGCGTTTTTCACTGTCTTGCTTGGTGGACGCCAGGTACCACGGGCCCTGCTCAGGTAGGCGGTTTGGTTGGAAAAAATTGTCGACATCTGTTTCCGGGCATACAAAAAGATTGCTTCGCTCAAGTATTGGCAGAGGTTTTTCGGAAATTCCGAAAAGCATATAGGCAGAAGGGGTGTCGACAAGTTCGCGAAGGCGGCGGCTGAAGGTCGGGCGAAATGCACCATCCGGAACGAGTTCGAGGAGTTTGGCGGGATGAATTGTGCTTAGAATTTGATCTGTTTCGATGATTTCATTGTCATCAAGAATTAACCCGCATATTTTTCCCGCAGGAGTCAGTTGCACCTGTTTCGCGCCATTCCCGTAACGGACTTCAATTTTTGAATCTTCAAGGGCGGCTTCAAAAGCTCGTACTACGCTCAGGCCACCACCGACGATGCCGTGAACTGATTGGTAATAGGAGCCCGCGATTTTTGCATGGTCCGAAAAGGCAATTTCCTGCGGAGGTACGCCGTAAAGCAGGGCGTGTATGCCAAGTACTGATTTAAGGAGCCTGTCATTGGTCAATTCGTTAAGATAGGTTTCCAGCGTGACGGGGCTTTCAAGAGTATCAACCGAAACTTTGTGCTCCAGATTCAGGAATGGTGAATGTTCGAAATTTTTGCGAACATCAGCAAGGTAAGTACGAATCGCCTTTGCTTCCCGAGGGAAATTTTCGCAAAGTCTTACTTGAATCTGTTCGTAGCCGACAGGGAGTTGGAATTCCACCTTCTGTTTGGGATACCGCAATCTGTCGAAACAATGAGGATCGAAAGGCGCACGCACAATACCCTTGAGGCCAAGATATTTGAAATATACGTCCAGGATTTCACCTGGTGCGAAGCTTCCAGTATAATGCAGTCCAGTGTCGAAATAAACACCTTGTCTAGAAAAGCCACGCACTGTTGGAGATGCAGATTGAAATTTTTCTACCAGGGTGACTTTGTGCCCTTGACGCGCGAGAAGCAGTGCTGCCGTCATGCCAGAAATGCCGGAGCCGATGATTACAAAGTCTTGTCGCATTACGTGTAACGCAGGATGAGTGAAGAGTTAGTTCCTCCGAATCCAGCCGCGTTGCAGAGGACCATGCGGGGAGGGCGATGAATCGTTTCAGTTGCGATGTTGAGCTTTGAAGTGGCTTCATCTGGCTCCTCGAAATTGATGTTCGGCGCGATGTAGCCATCCCTGGCCATGAGCGTCGAGTAAACAACCTGTGATGCTCCGGACATCCAGAGTTCATGACCGGTCATGGATTTTGTCGAGGTTGTTATGGGGCGATAATCTTTAAAAACAGTAGCGATATTTTTCGCTTCGACGCCATCTCCCGCAGGAGTGGAAGTCGCGTGCGCGCAAATGTAATCGACGTCGCCAGGGGTCACACTCGCAGCTGTCAGTGCGCCGTTCATAGATCGGGCCAAGCCGTCTGCACTTGGAACAGAGAGATTGCTGCCATCGGAGGAAAAGCCATAGCCGGCCAGTTCTCCAAGGATATTGGCGCCACGCGCGACAGCCATGTCCCAATTTTCCAGAAGAATGGCCGCGGCGCCTCCGCTGGGAACAAGTCCGTCGCGATTACGGTCAAAGGGCCTGCTGGCAGATTCGGGCGTCGTGACGCGAGTGGAGAAAGCGCCCAGACCATCAAAGCTGCAGATGGATTGCCAGTTGATCTCCTGCGCTCCGCCACAAATCACTCGGTCTTGACGGCCAAGAGCGATCAGGTCCGCTGCTTGGCCAATGGCATGGCCGGAACTGGAGCATGCCGCGCTCAGGGTCCAGCACGCTCCTTTGGTTCCAAGGAGTGTGTTCAAGTTCATGGTAATACAGGACGTCATTGATCTGAAGACAAGACCACTTCCAATGAGGGCTGTTTCGCCACGTTTTTGAAGAAGTTCAACCTGCTCAAGCGCTGCGATACAGCTTGAATCGCAACCAAAAATAATGCCGGTTCTCTCGTTTTTAAGGTCGACGGGATCCAGGCCCGAAAGCCCAATGGCCTCCATCACCGCAGCATAAGCCCAAACAGCAAAATCTGGCATGGTTTTTAATTGCTTGCGATTAAGTAAATCTTTTGCGTTAAACCCTTTGATAGATCCAGTAAGCGGTGAAGAGAAACCTAGTGATGATCGTTCAGGATCTAAAAAAATTCCAGATTTTCCCTGATAAAGAGCATTGGAAACTGTTTCAGTATTGATTCCCAATGTAGAGATAATTCCAATCCCAGTAATTGCAACTTTATTCATTTTTATAAAAGTAAAAAAAATTAAGTGTAAATTCCACCGTTAACGGAGATTACTTGTCCCGTTATGTAGGAAGATCCTGGAGAACAAAGAAAGGTAACAACTTCTGCGACCTCTTGAGCGGTACCAATGCGGCCTAATGGAATATTCTTGGATATTTCTTCAATTGGGAGTTCCTTAAGCATGTCAGTATCAATGAATCCCGGGGAGACAGCATTGACGAGAATGTTTCGTTTTGCAACTTCTACAGCAAGTGAGCGTGTTGCGCCAATGAGTCCGGACTTCGCAGCAGAGTAATTTACTTGCCCTGCAACTCCAGTTTCTCCAGATGTGGATGAAATATTTATGATGCGCCCTTTTCTTTTTCTAAGCATGAAGGGAAGTACTGTGCGTGTGATATTGAAAAAACCGGACAAATGTACGTTGATAACTTTGTTCCAGTCGTTTTCTTCCATCCATATCAGAAGAGAATCTTTTGTGATTCCAGCGTTGTTTACAATTGAAAACGGCGTGTCTTTCTCTAGAAGCGGCGCAAGTGTTTTTTGGCATTCTTTAAAATCACAAACATCAAATGGGACAAGTGTGCATTTTTTTCCTAATTCTTCAATTTGACCTTGTATTCGACGAGCGTTTTTATGATCACTTAGATAGTTAAGCCAAATGTCAAACCCTGCTTCGGCAAGACGGATAGCGACAGCTTCGCCAATTCCTTTGCTGGCACCTGTGACAAGAGATATTCCTTGAGGATTCACGACTAGCCCTTAAAAAAAATGAAAAAAGTTGGAGCTATTTATGCACAGTTAAAAATTCAAGTTCCATTTCTGTGCTTTTTTGTAGCTTTGGAGAATACGATCTATTGTTTCTTTCCATGCTGAGTCTATTTCGGCCATGGGTTCAAGATTTTTGCTCACTTGAAACGACGAGGAAGCATTTATTCAGAGACTATGACGAGATATTTATATTTGGATCAATAGTTAGTATGCGTCTGTTTACGGCGCAGGAAGAAATTGCAAGGATAAAATGTAAAAACAGAATGTTATAGGATTGTTTTTAATTATTCGCATGTGTATATACAATTGATTTTATATTTTTTGTGTTCGATAACGACGACGAATACAGAATATTGAAAAAAATCAATATAGGTTATAACTCGATTAACTGTAGTTATAACTATTATTTTTAGCGCTGTGAGGTGGAGTTCTTTCGTATTTTTAATAGACTTTATATAATTAATTTTTACGTAATAATGATAAAATTTTGAGATTTTATGAGTACAATTTATTTTGTATGCTTAAAAAATAAGTACTTGCATACATGGAAAAATTTAGAGATTATGTCCATTAGAATAAATTTTCAAAAAATATTTTTATATGGAGGAATTATGGTTCGCATTTTTGTTTTTATCTTACTGTGTACATGTCTACTTGCATCTGGGTGCGAATGGGTAGGCCGGTCTGTTGGCAAGGCGCAGGCCAAGATTGAAAGAAAGACCGATGCCGTCATAGATGGTTACAATGACGGCTACTCTTCAGAAAAAAATAAAAATAATATGAATAATTAGCTCCGCAGTGCATCCTTTATTATCGTAATCTCAATATATATGATATTTTCTGA
This window encodes:
- a CDS encoding MMPL family transporter, with amino-acid sequence MFHLFGRAYALLAPRRGFLLALCALACFACALFVSRLVVREDISTMFPDDSGRIASDFALLRLAPFAQRLTITVSHAGANPTQAAETLATALRRESVFTRVLTGPPSNISLTFLTKLLPLAPALLTEQDTKTLYALTDPEHVQTALEQNRRDLLSPGAVALKKVIRQDPLGIRNIVLPKLAAPSRLADVRIENGHFVSRDGNHALILVDTDIPMTDSLGAAKVMSSYEKAVAALPEGAQAMLVGGHRHTHVNAQAIKDDLKIILPSAFILLALIFLLFMRNRQSLYVFLVPVCVVGVAGTATALVYGSISGIVLGFGAVLLGISVDYALHVYFALQNSSADENHNPAHTLTQISPAITFGALTSCTALAALLVSDIPGIRQLAVFSLFGIIASFFMSLLILPHFITATKGRLTNTTQHNTHKSFGVAPLITLWVVVLSAGIWFGQHTRINGDLRAMSFTPTEVQAEEDATRTIWGSMRDLALIFVRARTFDDALEKNDRVWSFLQTHNATSPIISLAPLLPAMQTQLQNISRWKAFWQVNGQSAFTRLETEQKALGFSRSAFSPFAEFISASPETISSESLHELGIQEFVDVLAMRDGDDFLVLTLLPDTMKNAALLSDYTERELGAQFVSGSRFRELLGGAMRIDVLRFSGSALAGVVLLNAILFRNPRKTLLALLPIGMGVTTVLAVMYSFGQALNLFHIVSLPLIIGLGADYGIFMVCRSEQSAHHQTARAVLFSGLTTLCGFGVLVLARHPALHSIGITVLTGVGTAMITALWIVPALNGDRR
- the fabG gene encoding 3-oxoacyl-ACP reductase FabG, which codes for MNPQGISLVTGASKGIGEAVAIRLAEAGFDIWLNYLSDHKNARRIQGQIEELGKKCTLVPFDVCDFKECQKTLAPLLEKDTPFSIVNNAGITKDSLLIWMEENDWNKVINVHLSGFFNITRTVLPFMLRKRKGRIINISSTSGETGVAGQVNYSAAKSGLIGATRSLAVEVAKRNILVNAVSPGFIDTDMLKELPIEEISKNIPLGRIGTAQEVAEVVTFLCSPGSSYITGQVISVNGGIYT
- a CDS encoding beta-ketoacyl-[acyl-carrier-protein] synthase family protein, coding for MNKVAITGIGIISTLGINTETVSNALYQGKSGIFLDPERSSLGFSSPLTGSIKGFNAKDLLNRKQLKTMPDFAVWAYAAVMEAIGLSGLDPVDLKNERTGIIFGCDSSCIAALEQVELLQKRGETALIGSGLVFRSMTSCITMNLNTLLGTKGACWTLSAACSSSGHAIGQAADLIALGRQDRVICGGAQEINWQSICSFDGLGAFSTRVTTPESASRPFDRNRDGLVPSGGAAAILLENWDMAVARGANILGELAGYGFSSDGSNLSVPSADGLARSMNGALTAASVTPGDVDYICAHATSTPAGDGVEAKNIATVFKDYRPITTSTKSMTGHELWMSGASQVVYSTLMARDGYIAPNINFEEPDEATSKLNIATETIHRPPRMVLCNAAGFGGTNSSLILRYT
- a CDS encoding beta-ketoacyl-[acyl-carrier-protein] synthase family protein; amino-acid sequence: MQLRRVVITGVGAVSPFGQGAERLFQALVNGESAIRYIADLEKVQGLGPHVAGLVQGIDIKDIPRKIRRTMSPMSVYALLASQEALDQAHVDQDLRTGGRLGIALGSTVGSVDVMEDFFEDFLKNRSIEGIKSMLFFKIMGHSCAANVAQTLGIAGRTLAPSAACATGCQAVGLAYEAIALGKQDLMLCGGADEFHPLTAATFDIIQAASTQYNDRPQCTPRPFDRDRDGIVCSEGAGLLLLESLDSAQARGATILAEISGFASTSDASSIANPDPEPVRLCMELALAEAGLNAAEIDYVNAHATGTVQGDEAESRAIGDLFGAHTPVSSLKGHMGHAMAASGALELIACVKMLRTGQIIPTRNLDNPAVECSAVALPRQIENKVLQTIIKNNFALGGVNCAIVLRRFFE
- a CDS encoding ApeP family dehydratase; protein product: MNTLSLPAKAVHFLPHDFPMVFIDRLLEADGERGLCELLLTSAHIFVDAQGRMDRACYVEIAAQSFAAVKGWKLACKGALFSSGFLVGVQAFECLDDARTGDLLQIETIELGGFDGYTVVRATINRGGETIAGGKIKLYVPASEIQNPGADA
- a CDS encoding acyl carrier protein translates to MTNDEIIERTNAAIAEEFELDMNDLVPSASFKDDLGLDSLDAVDMVIVLEQEFGIKIGKDPKILKIRQLCDLHSYVIDKKNAFLN
- a CDS encoding radical SAM/SPASM domain-containing protein is translated as MELELSRECNLRCIYCYAESGNPIADELSYEEILSAIDQAVELGAQKIVVLGGGEPLCYPGIFDVLNYIHAKSVEIELFTNGMLITKDAAQTFIRLGVKPVIKMNSFRPEVQDILAGQKGAFTAIRNGLTLLMEAGYPTRDLALGAQTVICRHNLEELPAMWIWLREHGIIPYFEMLTLQGRARRHPDLELNPEELERIFETLADIDAQRFGNFWEPHPSVAAFCCDRHEYSCTVSVTGDIYPCPGVDIPAGNIRQAPLSDILRTSPLIHDLRNIRSNIKGTCAQCDLKAQCYGCRGMAYQATGDYLAADPLCWRNKTYHA
- a CDS encoding lysophospholipid acyltransferase family protein — translated: MATSQNPYTLRSILRNIGFYCGFLILNLFIFIISPFLYLILRTAKKYSQGQAVRRIIWIYGRMWVILTSLFVEIKIDTKKAADYPKPSIILVNHQSFFDAFCMGALPIYDIIFLVRQWPFRIPFYGHYMRQAKYINSENMSCEEFVCEAKEKLNRGISIIIFPEGTRSKNGQLGRFYSGAFKLATESKHPIVPVCIDGSGKFLPKGKFLITANPISIRTLPTIDPNEFKKFGQRAHIELRKNVKKMFLKDLEQSFLHYDPILQVQTCSPRETQ
- a CDS encoding LolA family protein; the encoded protein is MGRCRTLAFHFILTIGLGIIFSAHALAEIRDIDAVLQKLRTQATAVESISSEFSQENRLSVFEETIVSSGRFLFRKPDSLRWEYLSPITEGFALQGNQGVRWTETTRTSFSLRNDPLMNVVARQLLAWATFDLAWLSAEYDITLEADSPVLLKLVPKSSDTAQVLKHLLIEFSLSSNTVQRVELHDQSGDLTRILFKNPQVNTPLDDGMFR
- a CDS encoding phytoene desaturase family protein: MRQDFVIIGSGISGMTAALLLARQGHKVTLVEKFQSASPTVRGFSRQGVYFDTGLHYTGSFAPGEILDVYFKYLGLKGIVRAPFDPHCFDRLRYPKQKVEFQLPVGYEQIQVRLCENFPREAKAIRTYLADVRKNFEHSPFLNLEHKVSVDTLESPVTLETYLNELTNDRLLKSVLGIHALLYGVPPQEIAFSDHAKIAGSYYQSVHGIVGGGLSVVRAFEAALEDSKIEVRYGNGAKQVQLTPAGKICGLILDDNEIIETDQILSTIHPAKLLELVPDGAFRPTFSRRLRELVDTPSAYMLFGISEKPLPILERSNLFVCPETDVDNFFQPNRLPEQGPWYLASTKQDSEKRGVVVIAPGSIQDVAAWKSSKLGKRSFEYRAHKQKRLDHMRTALLKHVPELESVRFVEGATPLTLRDYMNTPTGSLYGIRHTVNQFNPAPATRIPGLLLAGQSIVAPGLLGAVISAFLTCGFIIGHNKLRKELRACN